DNA sequence from the Halonatronomonas betaini genome:
CACTAAAACTTTGATCTCCAGCAAAACTTAGATCAAGATTCCCATCTACAAAAATTCCTAATGAACGATTACCTTCATTAAACACAATTTCTATATCAACATGCTCTTCTTTAGTTGGATGAAAGCCTCTAAAATTCCATGGATTCCCATTATCAAACTCGCCATCTTCATGACTAGTCATAGACCGCAAGTATCCAGCAACTTCAGTTTTAATCAGCTCAGCTTTCTGCCCTGCACTCATTCTCCTGGTACTTGAAAAAAATACGTCTGATGCTTGAATAAACATAGTTGCTACTAAGGAAAAAACAAAACCCATTAATAATATTGTTATAAGAAGTTCTATTAATGTTAGTCCTTTTCTATTATTTAAAACATTCCTTATACCTATCATTTTAGTCACCTTCCGACTCATTATTTTGTTCTTCTGAATGTAATGTAACTAATCTATGAGTCCTCGGTTCGCCTCTTTCCTGCCATTTTAATTCAACAGTTATTCTATATAAACCAACATTTCCATCATAATCT
Encoded proteins:
- a CDS encoding prepilin-type N-terminal cleavage/methylation domain-containing protein, whose amino-acid sequence is MIGIRNVLNNRKGLTLIELLITILLMGFVFSLVATMFIQASDVFFSSTRRMSAGQKAELIKTEVAGYLRSMTSHEDGEFDNGNPWNFRGFHPTKEEHVDIEIVFNEGNRSLGIFVDGNLDLSFAGDQSFSGFIDEFEINKEGNIFKLEIIVSDEEGTAKRNLNIKSRNLGN